A genomic segment from Spongiibacter sp. IMCC21906 encodes:
- the trkA gene encoding Trk system potassium transporter TrkA, translating into MKIIILGAGQVGGTLAANLASEHNDITVVDRDQDRLRELQDRLDIGTVTGSASHPDVLARAGADDADMLIAVTNSDEINMVACQVAQTLFRTPTKISRIRANAYTNVEKLFGNDAIPIDVFISPEELVTKYIGRLLQYPGALQVLDFADGKVQLVAVKAYYGGPLVGNELSAIRDHMPNVDTRVAAIFRRGTAIAPEGHTVVEAGDEVFFIAAKKNIMPVMSEMRKVDTNYKRLVIAGGGNIGERLAMATEGRYHIKIIERSYERCRTLSEHLSRAIVLHGSASDHDLLAQENIDETDVFLALTNDDEANIMSSLLAKRMGAKKVITLITNPAYVDLVQGGDIDIALSPQQITIGSLLTHVRRGDIYNVHALRRGAAEALEIIAHGDSRSSKVVGRRLDEIDLPEGVSIGALVRGEEVQIAHSHLVVESEDHLILFLIDKSKIKQVEKLFQVGFTFF; encoded by the coding sequence ATGAAAATCATTATTCTCGGAGCCGGACAAGTGGGCGGCACCCTCGCGGCCAACCTTGCCAGCGAGCACAATGACATTACCGTAGTGGACCGAGATCAGGACCGCTTGCGGGAGCTGCAAGACCGTCTAGATATAGGAACGGTAACGGGTTCGGCCTCGCACCCTGACGTATTGGCCAGGGCCGGGGCAGATGATGCCGACATGCTTATTGCCGTCACCAACAGCGACGAGATCAACATGGTGGCCTGTCAGGTTGCCCAAACACTGTTCAGAACCCCCACCAAAATATCCCGTATCCGCGCCAACGCTTACACCAATGTTGAGAAGCTGTTTGGCAACGATGCCATCCCCATCGATGTCTTTATTAGCCCAGAGGAGTTGGTAACCAAATACATCGGCCGGTTGTTGCAATACCCCGGTGCGTTACAGGTTTTGGATTTTGCCGACGGAAAAGTACAGCTGGTCGCAGTTAAGGCCTATTACGGCGGCCCCTTGGTCGGCAATGAGCTTTCTGCTATCCGCGATCATATGCCCAATGTCGACACCCGAGTCGCCGCCATTTTTCGGCGGGGTACCGCCATCGCACCAGAAGGGCATACCGTGGTGGAAGCCGGAGACGAAGTCTTTTTTATTGCCGCCAAGAAAAACATCATGCCGGTAATGAGTGAAATGCGAAAAGTCGACACCAATTACAAACGCTTGGTGATTGCCGGGGGCGGCAATATTGGCGAAAGATTGGCAATGGCAACCGAAGGTCGCTACCACATTAAAATTATCGAACGCAGCTACGAACGCTGCCGCACCCTATCTGAGCACTTAAGCCGCGCGATTGTATTGCATGGCAGTGCCTCTGATCACGACCTGCTCGCCCAAGAAAACATCGACGAAACCGATGTCTTTCTCGCCCTGACCAACGACGATGAAGCCAACATCATGTCATCACTGCTGGCCAAGCGGATGGGGGCCAAAAAAGTCATCACTCTGATCACCAACCCGGCTTATGTCGACTTGGTGCAAGGGGGTGATATTGATATTGCCCTGTCGCCCCAACAAATCACCATCGGCAGCCTGCTTACCCACGTGCGCCGAGGCGATATTTATAATGTTCACGCGCTACGCCGGGGTGCCGCCGAGGCGCTGGAAATTATCGCCCATGGCGATAGTCGATCATCAAAAGTGGTCGGCCGTCGGCTGGATGAAATTGATTTGCCAGAAGGAGTGAGCATTGGTGCGCTGGTCCGGGGTGAAGAAGTGCAAATTGCCCATAGCCACTTGGTAGTAGAGTCGGAAGACCACCTCATTCTGTTCTTGATTGATAAATCTAAGATCAAACAGGTAGAAAAACTGTTTCAAGTCGGATTTACCTTCTTTTAA
- the rsmB gene encoding 16S rRNA (cytosine(967)-C(5))-methyltransferase RsmB, with amino-acid sequence MKNKKTDPRQAAAKCLAAVLAGASLSRQLPIDEKPLKPEQRPLFRELCYGTLRHYWRLHAALMPLFKKPFKSKDDDIRLLVYIGVYQLFYTRVPSHAVINTTVDAAKALGKPWAAGLINALLRRCQREGEALFSNLKPAAATAHPDWLYKAIAESWPDHIEQITTANISHPPMCLRVNRQQYSVADYAQAMAAVEIDASPCDFANHGLRLHQPCGVDKLPEFESGAASVQDEAAQLCTTLLDLAPGQRVLDACAAPGGKSGAILEAQPELAELVALDIDDSRLARVESNLTRLSFNATLLAADATETDIWWDGEGFDRILLDAPCSATGVLRRNPDILLHRRANDIAALAQLQQQLLQALWVTLKPGGILVYATCSVLPQENSDTVVAFLADHADAELLPISADWGIPQAAGRQILPTKAGADGFFYAQLRRKA; translated from the coding sequence GTGAAAAACAAAAAAACTGATCCCAGACAAGCCGCTGCAAAATGTCTTGCCGCCGTCCTGGCTGGTGCGTCTCTCAGCCGCCAGCTCCCCATTGATGAAAAACCACTCAAACCAGAACAACGTCCGCTGTTTCGAGAACTGTGCTACGGCACCTTACGGCACTACTGGCGTTTACATGCCGCCCTTATGCCCTTGTTCAAAAAACCCTTTAAAAGCAAAGACGACGACATCCGGTTATTGGTTTACATCGGCGTTTACCAGCTGTTTTACACGCGGGTACCCAGCCACGCAGTTATCAACACCACCGTCGACGCTGCCAAAGCTTTAGGCAAACCTTGGGCAGCGGGTTTGATCAACGCGCTGTTACGGCGCTGCCAACGAGAAGGCGAGGCGCTGTTTTCAAACCTCAAGCCCGCAGCTGCGACCGCACACCCCGACTGGCTGTACAAGGCCATAGCCGAATCCTGGCCCGACCATATTGAGCAAATCACCACGGCCAATATCAGCCATCCACCCATGTGTTTACGGGTTAATCGGCAACAATACTCGGTCGCCGACTATGCCCAAGCGATGGCTGCCGTCGAAATAGACGCCAGCCCCTGTGATTTCGCCAACCACGGCCTGCGCCTACACCAGCCTTGTGGGGTTGATAAGCTACCCGAATTTGAATCCGGTGCGGCCAGTGTTCAAGACGAAGCCGCCCAACTCTGTACCACCTTGCTCGATTTGGCCCCCGGCCAACGGGTATTAGATGCCTGTGCAGCCCCCGGCGGCAAAAGCGGCGCCATTTTAGAAGCGCAACCAGAACTGGCCGAACTCGTTGCCCTGGATATTGACGACAGCCGCTTGGCTCGGGTGGAAAGCAATCTGACAAGGCTGTCTTTTAATGCCACTTTGCTGGCCGCCGACGCCACTGAAACCGATATCTGGTGGGACGGAGAGGGCTTTGATCGAATCTTGCTGGACGCGCCTTGCAGCGCCACGGGTGTGCTCCGCCGCAATCCAGACATCCTGTTACACCGGCGCGCCAACGACATTGCTGCCCTTGCCCAATTACAACAACAGTTGTTGCAGGCATTGTGGGTCACGCTAAAACCCGGTGGTATTCTGGTTTATGCCACCTGCTCAGTGCTACCTCAAGAAAACAGCGACACCGTCGTCGCCTTTCTTGCCGATCACGCTGACGCAGAGTTACTCCCTATTTCAGCAGACTGGGGCATACCCCAAGCTGCTGGTAGACAAATTTTGCCGACAAAAGCCGGGGCCGATGGTTTCTTTTATGCGCAACTACGCCGCAAGGCTTGA
- the fmt gene encoding methionyl-tRNA formyltransferase, which yields MDTPRLRLVFAGTPDFAAAHLQALLDNGQHDIVGVYSQPDRPAGRGKKPKPSPVKQLAERAELPVFQPINFKEDSARQELAGLRADLMIVVAYGLILPQAVLDIPRFGCVNVHGSILPRWRGAAPIQRAIEAGDRETGVTIMQMDAGLDTGDMLRIAKCEITSTTTSAELHDTLAKLGGPALIDAINSLATGTAIAQAQNDDDSNYAAKIDKIEAEIDWSQSSATLDRKIRAFNPFPCCYTNLAETRIKIWQAQPVADADADGEAGTILQADKQGITVACGSGALRLLAIQLPGARAMSAAEILNSKAQLFAPGTQLGRA from the coding sequence ATGGATACACCCCGTCTGAGGCTGGTTTTTGCCGGCACCCCGGACTTTGCCGCCGCGCACTTGCAAGCGCTTTTGGACAATGGACAACACGACATTGTTGGCGTTTACAGCCAGCCTGATCGCCCTGCGGGCCGGGGCAAAAAACCCAAACCAAGCCCGGTAAAACAGCTGGCAGAACGTGCTGAACTCCCGGTGTTTCAGCCTATTAATTTTAAAGAAGATAGCGCCCGGCAAGAACTGGCTGGGCTCCGTGCCGACTTAATGATTGTGGTGGCCTACGGTTTGATTCTGCCCCAAGCGGTTTTGGATATTCCCCGCTTTGGCTGCGTCAATGTACACGGTTCGATCTTGCCAAGATGGCGCGGCGCCGCACCGATTCAGCGGGCCATCGAAGCGGGCGACCGTGAAACCGGGGTAACGATTATGCAGATGGATGCCGGGCTTGATACCGGTGACATGCTGCGCATCGCCAAATGCGAGATTACCAGCACCACCACCTCTGCCGAGTTGCACGACACCTTGGCAAAACTTGGCGGCCCCGCACTGATTGACGCCATTAATTCGCTGGCGACCGGTACAGCAATCGCCCAGGCCCAGAATGACGACGACAGCAATTACGCGGCAAAAATTGACAAGATAGAAGCCGAGATCGATTGGAGCCAAAGTTCAGCGACTCTAGATAGAAAAATCCGCGCGTTTAACCCCTTTCCCTGTTGTTACACCAACTTGGCAGAGACCCGAATTAAAATTTGGCAGGCTCAGCCTGTAGCTGACGCTGACGCTGACGGCGAAGCTGGCACTATTTTGCAAGCCGACAAACAGGGCATTACGGTGGCCTGTGGCAGCGGCGCGCTCCGCCTCCTCGCCATCCAATTGCCAGGAGCCAGAGCCATGTCTGCCGCCGAAATTTTAAACTCAAAAGCACAACTATTTGCCCCTGGCACACAGTTGGGTCGCGCGTGA
- the def gene encoding peptide deformylase: MAVLEILEFPDPRLRNIAVPVKTVDDRVRKLIDDMFDTMYEAPGIGLAASQVDVHEQIIVIDISEDRSEPLVFINPEITVLDDEHFQYDEGCLSVPGYYETVERPKHIRVKALDRNGDAFEIEPDGLLAVCIQHEQDHLLGKLFVDYISPLKRNRIRSKLEKQHRRQA, encoded by the coding sequence ATGGCAGTGCTTGAAATTCTGGAATTTCCCGATCCACGTCTTCGTAATATCGCAGTACCGGTAAAAACCGTGGATGACAGGGTACGCAAACTGATCGACGATATGTTCGACACCATGTACGAGGCGCCAGGTATCGGCCTGGCCGCAAGTCAGGTGGATGTCCACGAACAAATTATTGTCATCGATATCTCCGAAGATCGCAGCGAGCCGCTGGTCTTTATCAATCCTGAGATCACCGTGCTGGACGATGAACACTTTCAATACGACGAGGGTTGTTTATCGGTACCGGGATACTACGAGACCGTAGAGCGCCCCAAGCATATTCGCGTAAAAGCGCTGGATCGCAATGGCGATGCCTTTGAGATTGAGCCCGACGGATTGTTAGCCGTGTGCATTCAACACGAGCAAGACCACCTGCTGGGCAAGCTCTTTGTGGATTACATCTCGCCGTTAAAACGCAACCGCATTCGCAGCAAGCTGGAAAAACAGCATCGGCGCCAAGCCTAA
- a CDS encoding LysM peptidoglycan-binding domain-containing protein, with amino-acid sequence MSNMKKTLLGLALVLCAAVLHAGDVLSLKAGHPETYVVKKDDTLWDISGVFLDDPWLWPELWYYNPQVDNPHLIYPGDILKLRWVDGRPVLVKDSGGGVVKLNPQMRISDLNDAIPPIPLDVIAPFLTRSRVVNPEELEQAPYVLAGRDGNIVAGAGDQVLGRGDFSQEDSYGVYRAGQLYQDPVTGEVLGIEAKDIGTANLLSSEGEISTLELNRSTEEIRRADRFLPLERRELLARFDPKAPNDDVGGFIIAVEGGVSQIGSMDVVTLNLGERNNMMAGDVMAIYTTGVMVRDPITNERLKAPDVRAGILMVFRTFEKTSYALVLKAEQALKVGDRVSPP; translated from the coding sequence ATGAGTAATATGAAAAAAACGTTGTTGGGACTCGCTCTGGTGCTGTGTGCCGCCGTGCTTCATGCCGGAGATGTGTTAAGCCTTAAGGCGGGCCACCCGGAGACGTATGTGGTTAAGAAAGACGACACCCTCTGGGATATCTCGGGTGTGTTTTTGGACGACCCCTGGCTGTGGCCCGAGCTTTGGTATTACAACCCCCAAGTCGATAATCCGCATCTGATCTACCCCGGTGATATTCTTAAACTGAGGTGGGTTGATGGTCGGCCGGTGCTGGTAAAAGACAGTGGCGGTGGCGTGGTTAAGCTTAACCCGCAAATGCGCATATCCGACCTCAATGACGCCATTCCGCCGATTCCGCTGGATGTGATCGCCCCTTTCCTAACCCGTAGCCGGGTGGTTAATCCCGAGGAGTTAGAGCAAGCGCCTTATGTGCTGGCGGGCCGCGACGGCAATATTGTCGCGGGTGCGGGTGATCAAGTGTTAGGGCGAGGTGATTTTTCCCAAGAAGATAGCTACGGCGTTTATCGTGCCGGTCAGTTATACCAAGATCCAGTGACAGGCGAAGTGCTGGGCATTGAAGCTAAGGATATTGGCACGGCTAATTTGCTCAGCAGCGAGGGTGAAATATCGACCCTGGAACTGAATCGCAGCACTGAAGAAATTCGCCGAGCGGATCGCTTTTTACCTCTTGAGCGCCGTGAGCTCTTGGCGCGTTTTGACCCCAAGGCCCCTAATGACGATGTAGGCGGCTTTATTATTGCGGTTGAAGGTGGTGTTTCCCAAATTGGCAGCATGGATGTCGTGACCCTTAACTTGGGTGAGCGCAATAATATGATGGCCGGCGACGTCATGGCCATTTACACCACGGGGGTCATGGTTCGGGACCCCATCACCAACGAGCGCTTAAAAGCGCCGGATGTCCGCGCTGGGATATTGATGGTGTTTCGCACTTTTGAAAAAACCAGCTACGCTTTGGTATTGAAAGCGGAGCAGGCGCTGAAAGTGGGGGATCGTGTTAGCCCACCCTAG
- the dprA gene encoding DNA-processing protein DprA — MLDVETLALDWLIAQSHTDLPPAAFRRLIQTVSHPANLLNLPAKTASELLLCAQRLRRLERALSSVSIRDQLSAELRRAGAGLICCHCPGYPLLLKEIHDPPPLLYYRGELGLLSQPLLAVVGSRRPSRGGVRDATDFAKALSNSGLTVVSGMAMGIDSAAHLGALAGKSASIAVLGTGIDICYPRRNQGLYEELGQSGLLLSEFAPGTGPRRHQFPLRNRVISGMSLGVLVVEAAINSGSLITARQALEQNREVFALPGSIHNPASRGCNSLIRQGAKLVDSLGDIIEELSGWSGNSCETAEAQEPLPPEAVVLDLGFEPTPLDVLAQRAELSTAEMLSMLSDLELSGWVEQTAGGWQRCR, encoded by the coding sequence ATGCTAGATGTGGAAACCCTCGCCCTTGATTGGCTGATTGCCCAATCCCATACAGACCTGCCGCCAGCAGCGTTTCGCCGGTTGATACAGACCGTTTCCCACCCCGCTAATTTACTCAATCTCCCTGCAAAAACGGCCTCAGAATTACTGCTGTGCGCCCAACGTCTGCGACGACTTGAGCGGGCGCTAAGTTCGGTCAGTATCCGCGACCAGCTATCCGCGGAGTTGCGACGCGCGGGGGCGGGCCTAATCTGTTGCCATTGCCCTGGCTATCCCCTGTTGTTAAAAGAAATCCATGATCCACCGCCGCTGCTTTACTATCGAGGTGAGTTAGGATTACTGAGCCAACCACTGTTGGCGGTGGTGGGGAGTCGCAGGCCCAGCCGTGGTGGCGTGAGAGATGCAACGGACTTTGCTAAGGCATTGAGTAATAGCGGCTTAACCGTGGTGAGTGGTATGGCCATGGGTATTGATAGTGCGGCTCATCTCGGTGCGTTAGCGGGTAAATCAGCAAGCATTGCGGTGCTGGGTACCGGGATTGATATTTGCTATCCCCGTCGTAACCAAGGGCTTTATGAAGAGCTTGGTCAATCAGGTTTACTGCTCAGCGAGTTTGCGCCGGGCACCGGGCCTCGCCGCCACCAATTTCCACTGCGAAATCGGGTTATTAGCGGTATGAGTTTGGGGGTGCTGGTGGTTGAGGCGGCAATCAATAGCGGCTCGTTAATTACCGCTCGCCAAGCCTTGGAGCAAAACCGGGAAGTGTTTGCGTTGCCGGGCTCGATTCACAACCCTGCCAGCCGAGGCTGCAATAGTTTGATTCGCCAAGGGGCCAAATTGGTCGACTCATTGGGCGATATTATTGAAGAGCTTAGTGGCTGGAGTGGCAATAGCTGCGAAACAGCGGAAGCTCAGGAGCCGTTGCCGCCAGAGGCGGTGGTGCTAGACTTGGGCTTTGAGCCCACGCCATTAGATGTGCTGGCTCAGCGAGCCGAGTTGTCGACAGCAGAAATGCTGAGCATGTTGTCAGATCTGGAATTGTCGGGGTGGGTTGAGCAAACCGCTGGTGGGTGGCAACGCTGCCGCTGA
- a CDS encoding L-threonylcarbamoyladenylate synthase: MTRNYSQFRLRYAADVLYSGGVVSHPTEAVWGLAALPSNPVAVRKILQMKKRDPAKGLVLVADSVQRVAELLAHLPEDRREIVVASWPGPVTWVIPDQDLLPVWVRGSFESVAIRVSDHPLTSALCHAVDSWLISTSANPVALPPARNQRQVQRYFGTQLDYILPGATGERSQPSEIRDALNGEILRPG, from the coding sequence ATGACACGCAATTACTCCCAATTTCGACTGCGCTATGCCGCTGATGTGCTTTATTCGGGTGGTGTGGTCAGCCACCCTACCGAAGCGGTGTGGGGCTTGGCAGCCCTCCCGAGCAACCCTGTTGCGGTACGTAAAATCCTGCAGATGAAAAAGCGTGATCCGGCGAAAGGCTTGGTGTTGGTGGCGGACAGTGTGCAGCGGGTGGCAGAGCTGCTCGCGCATTTACCTGAGGATCGACGGGAGATTGTTGTGGCAAGCTGGCCGGGGCCGGTGACTTGGGTTATTCCCGACCAAGACTTATTGCCAGTGTGGGTGCGAGGTTCCTTTGAAAGCGTTGCTATAAGAGTAAGTGATCACCCACTTACGTCAGCGTTGTGTCACGCGGTTGATAGCTGGCTGATTTCAACTTCTGCAAATCCTGTAGCATTGCCACCAGCGCGAAATCAGCGCCAAGTACAGCGTTATTTTGGCACGCAGCTTGATTACATTCTGCCCGGGGCAACGGGTGAACGCAGCCAGCCCAGTGAAATTCGCGATGCTTTAAATGGCGAAATTCTGCGTCCCGGTTAA
- the hemF gene encoding oxygen-dependent coproporphyrinogen oxidase, with product MQEIDIAAVKTFLMSLQDRICQRLEEIDGNARFVEDDWGRGRSRVITDGTVFEKGGVNFSHVQGDSMPGSATAHRPELAGRSFQAMGVSLVMHPQNPYVPTSHANVRFFVAEKPGEAPVWWFGGGYDLTPYYGFTEDCQHWHATAQAACAPFGDEVYGRYKKWCDEYFYLKHRNEARGIGGLFFDDLNEWGFERSFAFMQSVGESFLKAYLPIVARRKEMPWEQRQRDFQLYRRGRYVEFNLVYDRGTLFGLQSGGRTESILMSMPPLVRWEYNWQPDDNSPEAALTRDFLPVRDWLR from the coding sequence GTGCAAGAAATCGATATAGCGGCAGTAAAAACGTTTTTGATGTCTCTACAAGATCGTATTTGTCAGCGTTTAGAAGAAATCGATGGCAATGCGCGTTTTGTTGAAGACGACTGGGGCCGGGGGCGCAGTCGGGTGATCACCGATGGCACCGTGTTTGAAAAAGGCGGTGTTAACTTCTCCCATGTGCAAGGCGACTCCATGCCGGGCAGTGCTACCGCCCATCGTCCAGAACTGGCCGGTCGCAGTTTTCAGGCCATGGGTGTCTCTCTGGTCATGCACCCGCAAAACCCCTACGTCCCCACGAGTCATGCCAATGTCCGATTTTTTGTGGCAGAAAAACCCGGCGAAGCGCCGGTGTGGTGGTTTGGTGGCGGCTACGATCTCACCCCTTATTATGGTTTCACAGAAGACTGCCAACATTGGCATGCCACTGCCCAGGCCGCCTGCGCGCCCTTTGGCGACGAGGTTTATGGCCGTTATAAGAAATGGTGCGATGAGTACTTTTATTTAAAACACCGGAATGAGGCCCGTGGTATTGGCGGCCTGTTTTTTGATGATTTAAACGAATGGGGTTTTGAGCGCAGTTTTGCTTTTATGCAGTCGGTGGGTGAATCCTTTCTCAAAGCCTATTTACCTATTGTGGCTCGACGTAAAGAGATGCCCTGGGAGCAGCGTCAGCGGGACTTTCAGCTGTATCGCCGGGGACGCTATGTGGAGTTCAATCTGGTCTATGATCGGGGCACGTTATTTGGTCTGCAAAGCGGTGGCCGCACAGAATCTATTCTTATGTCGATGCCGCCGCTGGTCAGATGGGAGTATAATTGGCAGCCTGATGACAACAGCCCCGAAGCGGCACTGACTCGGGATTTTCTCCCAGTCCGGGATTGGTTGCGGTAA
- the aroE gene encoding shikimate dehydrogenase: MTDQYAVFGNPVKHSKSPPIHAAFAEQTGQELHYRAHKVEIGRFAEAAKQFFEHGGKGLNITVPFKLDAFEFADDLSDRARRAGAVNTLALEENGRIYGDNTDGIGMVRDIQQNLGWELHNQRILVLGAGGAVRGILGPLLKQRPKHILIANRTVEKASRLAEQFADLGEVNGCSFSDLAGGQFDLIINGTSTSMSGELPPLPSFILSNEGCAYDMMYSDQPTPFMSWAASETAWAVSDGLGMLVEQAAESFCIWRGVRPDTKPVMEMLRQTLSG, from the coding sequence ATGACAGATCAATACGCCGTGTTCGGAAACCCCGTTAAGCACAGCAAATCCCCGCCCATTCACGCTGCCTTTGCCGAGCAAACCGGCCAAGAGTTGCATTATCGCGCGCACAAAGTGGAAATAGGTCGCTTTGCCGAGGCCGCTAAGCAGTTTTTTGAGCATGGCGGCAAGGGCTTGAATATTACGGTGCCCTTTAAGTTGGATGCTTTTGAGTTTGCCGACGACCTCAGTGATCGGGCTCGGCGCGCGGGGGCGGTTAATACGCTCGCGCTGGAAGAAAATGGCCGAATCTACGGTGATAATACCGACGGTATCGGCATGGTTCGGGACATTCAGCAGAATTTGGGCTGGGAGCTGCACAACCAGCGCATTTTGGTATTAGGCGCGGGGGGCGCGGTGCGTGGTATTTTGGGCCCGCTGTTGAAACAGCGTCCAAAACACATTTTGATCGCTAACCGCACTGTTGAAAAGGCGAGCCGTTTAGCTGAGCAATTTGCCGATTTGGGTGAGGTGAATGGCTGTTCTTTTTCTGACTTAGCGGGCGGCCAGTTTGACCTGATTATTAACGGCACCAGCACCAGCATGAGTGGCGAGCTGCCGCCACTGCCCTCCTTTATTCTCAGTAATGAAGGTTGTGCCTATGACATGATGTACAGTGATCAGCCTACGCCATTTATGAGCTGGGCTGCCTCAGAGACGGCTTGGGCCGTGTCCGATGGCTTGGGTATGTTGGTGGAACAGGCGGCTGAGTCATTCTGCATTTGGCGCGGTGTGCGCCCCGATACCAAGCCGGTAATGGAAATGCTCCGGCAAACACTCTCTGGTTAA
- a CDS encoding calcium/sodium antiporter: MLLSTLALILGLVLLVWSADRFVIGASATASILGVSTLVVGILVVGIGTSAPEMLVSAIAAADGQTGLSVGNALGSNITNIALILGITAVLIPLKVQSRLITREIPLLILVMLLGYFLLQDGQLDLVDGLILVAGFAGVVIRQLWEAKHGKGDALEAELENEIPKDMPLKTALMWLAIGFVLLIASARLLVWGAVDIAQYFGISDLVIGLTVVAIGTSLPELAASVAAARKNEHDIAIGNVVGSNLFNLLGVMAMPGLLAPGAVDAEVLNRDYPIMLVLTLLFFLVACGPRKDRRITRLEGAGLLVFYFVYLGYLLVDSGAVGAAIAVS; the protein is encoded by the coding sequence ATGTTGCTTTCTACACTGGCCTTAATTTTGGGCTTGGTTCTCTTGGTCTGGAGTGCAGACCGCTTTGTAATAGGGGCGTCGGCCACCGCGTCTATTCTTGGGGTGTCTACCCTTGTGGTGGGCATACTCGTGGTGGGCATTGGCACCTCGGCCCCAGAAATGCTGGTATCGGCTATTGCCGCGGCCGACGGCCAAACTGGCTTGTCGGTGGGCAATGCACTGGGTTCAAATATCACCAATATCGCGTTAATTCTTGGCATCACCGCGGTGCTAATTCCCTTGAAAGTGCAATCTCGCCTCATCACTAGAGAAATCCCCTTGCTGATTCTGGTGATGCTCTTGGGCTACTTTTTGCTTCAGGACGGTCAGCTAGATTTGGTGGATGGCTTAATTCTGGTGGCAGGTTTTGCCGGGGTGGTGATTCGTCAATTGTGGGAGGCCAAACACGGTAAGGGTGATGCGCTGGAGGCGGAGTTAGAAAACGAAATTCCCAAAGATATGCCCTTAAAAACTGCGTTGATGTGGTTGGCAATTGGATTTGTGTTGCTGATTGCTTCGGCGCGGCTGTTGGTTTGGGGGGCAGTGGATATTGCCCAGTATTTTGGGATTAGTGACTTGGTGATTGGCCTGACGGTGGTTGCCATTGGCACTAGCTTGCCTGAGCTGGCGGCCTCGGTGGCGGCGGCTCGCAAGAATGAGCACGACATTGCTATTGGTAATGTGGTGGGCTCCAACCTGTTTAATTTGTTAGGGGTAATGGCGATGCCTGGCCTGCTGGCACCCGGGGCGGTCGATGCCGAAGTGCTTAACCGGGACTATCCCATCATGCTGGTATTAACCCTGTTGTTTTTCCTGGTTGCGTGCGGACCCCGAAAAGACCGTCGTATCACGCGTCTTGAAGGGGCCGGTTTGCTGGTCTTTTACTTTGTCTATCTCGGCTATCTACTGGTGGATTCCGGTGCTGTGGGTGCCGCCATCGCCGTGAGTTAA
- a CDS encoding gamma carbonic anhydrase family protein has protein sequence MTYLKQHSIRSFEGHHPNLAEGVFVDPSAVVIGDVTIGTDSSIWPQTTVRGDMHSIKIGARCSIQDNSVLHITHAGPYNPDGFPLNMGDDVTVAHSVTLHGCTIGSKVLIGMGTIVMDGATIEDEVVVGANSLVPPGKTLKSGWLYVGSPAKPQRELSQGEREYFSYSAANYAKLKDRHIAALNKES, from the coding sequence ATGACCTATCTCAAGCAACACTCTATCCGCAGCTTTGAAGGCCACCACCCCAACTTGGCAGAAGGGGTATTTGTCGATCCCAGCGCCGTGGTAATTGGCGATGTAACTATCGGTACCGACAGCTCTATCTGGCCCCAGACCACGGTTCGCGGCGATATGCACAGCATTAAAATTGGCGCCCGCTGCAGCATTCAGGATAATAGCGTGTTGCACATCACCCACGCGGGGCCCTATAACCCAGATGGCTTTCCGTTAAATATGGGCGACGATGTGACGGTGGCCCATTCGGTAACCCTGCACGGCTGCACCATCGGTAGCAAAGTGCTAATCGGCATGGGCACCATTGTGATGGACGGTGCGACGATTGAAGATGAGGTGGTGGTGGGAGCTAACTCCTTGGTGCCACCGGGAAAAACCTTAAAAAGCGGTTGGCTCTATGTGGGCAGCCCCGCCAAACCCCAGCGTGAACTCAGCCAGGGCGAGCGCGAATACTTTAGTTACAGCGCGGCCAATTACGCCAAGCTAAAAGACCGCCATATCGCTGCACTGAACAAAGAAAGCTAA